From Maylandia zebra isolate NMK-2024a linkage group LG11, Mzebra_GT3a, whole genome shotgun sequence, one genomic window encodes:
- the LOC112431649 gene encoding formyl peptide receptor 2-like codes for MGTDNITFNATQSPEQDAAFTHIQTASIVIYCVIFIAGTLGNGLVIYVAGFKMQKTVDSVWFLNLAIADFLFTAFLIFSIISLSQSHRWPFGTFMCKLNTFVSVVNMFVSIFTLTAMSLDRCLCICVVVWAHNKRTVSKAQLISAGIWVIAGVFSTPYATFRTASVGNGGESSCGYSATIKEHKLTLDIFRFVMGFVIPFLIIMISYVSIGIRAMRMPRTRRRRSRRVIFSIIFAFFICWLPFHTFNFIELKLELQGIVRMYGPLTVSLAFLNSCLNPILYVFMCEEFQKKFRQSICFVLESALAEDHLLFLSTRSMSSTFSKASQKSDTAATLDRIDPAIYENIPESTVIITEGIPRTE; via the exons ATGGGGACGG ATAACATCACTTTCAATGCAACTCAGTCACCTGAACAAGATGCAGctttcacacacatacaaacagccTCCATTGTCATCtactgtgtgatatttatagCTGGAACTCTGGGCAATGGCCTTGTTATCTATGTGGCGGGAttcaaaatgcagaaaacagtcGACTCGGTTTGGTTTCTCAACCTGGCCATAGCTGACTTCCTCTTCACGGCCTTCCTTATTTTCTCGatcatttctctctctcagagTCACCGATGGCCTTTTGGAACATTCATGTGCAAGCTCAACACCTTTGTGAGTGTAGTCAACATGTTTGTCAGCATCTTTACTCTGACAGCCATGAGTTTGGATCGTtgtctgtgtatctgtgtggtGGTGTGGGCACACAACAAACGCACAGTCAGCAAAGCTCAGCTCATATCAGCTGGGATCTGGGTGATCGCTGGCGTCTTCAGCACTCCTTATGCCACTTTTCGCACTGCATCAGTGGGGAACGGAGGGGAAAGTTCCTGTGGTTATTCTGCAACAATCAAAGAACACAAATTGACTCTCGACATTTTTCGCTTTGTTATGGGCTTTGTGATCCcattcctgataataatgatcTCTTATGTGTCCATTGGTATCCGTGCAATGCGCATGCCGAGAACAAGGAGACGCAGATCTCGCCGGGTCATTTTCTCCATCATTTTTGCATTCTTCATCTGTTGGTTGCCTTTCCACACTTTCAATTTCATAGAATTGAAGTTAGAGCTCCAGGGGATTGTTAGAATGTATGGTCCTCTGACTGTGAGTCTGGCTTTTCTGAACAGCTGCTTGAACCCCATCCtttatgttttcatgtgtgaagaATTCCAGAAGAAATTTCGACAGTCCATTTGTTTTGTACTCGAGAGTGCACTGGCAGAAGACCATTTGTTATTTCTGTCCACCCGCTCCATGTCATCAACCTTTTCAAAAGCTTCCCAAAAATCAGACACTGCTGCCACTTTAGATCGGATCGACCCAGCCATTTATGAAAACATCCCAGAAAGCACAGTAATCATCACCGAGGGGATTCCTAGAACTGAATAA
- the LOC106676100 gene encoding formyl peptide receptor 2-like, translated as MGTDNITFNATQSPEQDEAFTHIQTASIVIYCVIFIAGTLGNGLVIYVAGFKMQKTVDSVWFLNLAIADFLFTAFLIFSIISLSQSHRWPFGEFMCKLNTFVSVVNMFVSIFTLTAMSLDRCLCICVVVWAHNKRTVSKAQLISAGIWVIAGVFSTPYATFRTASVGNGGESSCGYSATIKEHKLTLCIFRFVMGFVIPFLIIMISYVSIGIRAMRMPRTRRRRSRRVIFSIIFAFFICWLPFHIFNFIELKLELQGIVRMYGPLTVSLAFLNSCLNPILYVFMCEEFQKKFRQSICFVLESALAEDHLLFLSTRSMSSTFSKASQKSDTAATLDRIDPAIYENIPESTVIITEGIPRTE; from the exons ATGGGGACGG ataACATCACTTTCAATGCAACTCAGTCACCTGAACAAGATGAAGctttcacacacatacaaacagccTCCATTGTCATCtactgtgtgatatttatagCTGGAACTCTGGGCAATGGCCTTGTTATCTATGTGGCGGGAttcaaaatgcagaaaacagtcGACTCGGTTTGGTTTCTCAACCTGGCCATAGCTGACTTCCTCTTCACGGCCTTCCTTATTTTCTCGatcatttctctctctcagagTCACCGATGGCCTTTTGGAGAATTCATGTGCAAGCTCAACACCTTTGTGAGTGTAGTCAACATGTTTGTCAGCATCTTTACTCTGACAGCCATGAGTTTGGATCGTtgtctgtgtatctgtgtggtGGTGTGGGCACACAACAAACGCACAGTCAGCAAAGCTCAGCTCATATCAGCTGGGATCTGGGTGATCGCTGGCGTCTTCAGCACTCCTTATGCCACTTTTCGCACTGCATCAGTGGGGAACGGAGGGGAAAGTTCCTGTGGTTATTCTGCAACAATCAAAGAACACAAATTGACTCTCTGCATTTTTCGCTTTGTTATGGGCTTTGTGATCCcattcctgataataatgatcTCTTATGTGTCCATTGGTATCCGTGCAATGCGCATGCCGAGAACAAGGAGACGCAGATCTCGCCGGGTCATTTTCTCCATCATTTTTGCATTCTTCATCTGTTGGTTGCCTTTCCACATTTTCAATTTCATAGAATTGAAGTTAGAGCTCCAGGGGATTGTTAGAATGTATGGTCCTCTGACTGTGAGTCTGGCTTTTCTGAACAGCTGCTTGAACCCCATCCtttatgttttcatgtgtgaagaATTCCAGAAGAAATTTCGACAGTCCATTTGTTTTGTACTCGAGAGTGCACTGGCAGAAGACCATTTGTTATTTCTGTCCACCCGCTCCATGTCATCAACCTTTTCAAAAGCTTCCCAAAAATCAGACACTGCTGCCACTTTAGATCGGATCGACCCAGCCATTTATGAAAACATCCCAGAAAGCACAGTAATCATCACTGAGGGGATTCCTAGAACTGAATAA